In Providencia hangzhouensis, the DNA window TTCTAGCTCTGCTTTTAGTTCACGAACTTCTTCAACGGAAATAACCATTGGGAACATAATACGCAGTTTACCAAATTTAGAGGCTCTTAAAATAGCTCTTAATTGTGAGTGTAAGATTTCTTTGCGATCAAGACAAATACGAATTGCACGCCAGCCGAGAAATGGGTTCTCTTCTTTTGGTAAATTCATATATGGCAGGTCTTTATCACCGCCGATATCCATTGTACGGACAATAACGGCTTGGCTGCCCATTGCTTCTGCAACGGCTTTATAAGCTTGAAACTGTTCTTCTTCGGTAGGAAGAGAGTCTCTATCCATGAATAAAAACTCAGTACGATAGAGCCCAACGCCTTCTGCGCCATTGCGCTCTGCACCAGCGACATCACGTACAGTACCGATATTCGCACAAACTTCAACTTGATGACCATCAAGGGTGATGGCAGGCAAATCTTTTAATTTTGCGAGCTCTTCTTTTTCTTGTAGATATTCATCACGGAAAGCTTTCAGTTTGTCGATTTCGGCTTCAGATGGGTTCAAGTGGATGGTGTTGTTGACACCATCTAATACAATGAAATCGCCATTTTTAATTTTGCTGGTGGCATCACTAGTTCCAACAATGGCAGGTAACTCAAGAGAACGCGCCATAATTGAGGTATGTGATGTACGGCCACCTAAATCAGTAATAAACCCTAATACTTTATCTAAATTTAGCTGTGCGGTTTCTGAAGGGGTTAAATCCGCAGCCACTAAAATAACTTCTTCGCTGATTGCACTTAAATCAACGATAGGAATATTTAAGATGTTTTTTAATAGACGTTTGCCAATATCACGCACGTCAGCGGCGCGTTCTTTAAGATATTCATCATCAAGGGATTCAAGCGCTTGAGCTTGATCTTCAATAACGGAATACGCAGCGGCATCTGCCGTTTTTTTATCGCCTTTGATTAAAGAGACAATTTCTTGTTCCAGCTCTTCATCTTCTAGCAGCATGATATGACCTTCAAAAATCTCAGCTTTTTCGGCTCCAAGATTTTTTTCGGCTTTCTCTTTAATCAAATTGAGTTGTTCGGCTGATTTGTTACGACCCTCAATAAAGCGAGCAATTTCTTTATCAACCTGATCGTCAGCAATTTTTTTTGTGCTAACAACGATAGGATCTTCTTTGAGGATTAAAGCCTGACCAAAAGCAAAACCCGGGGATACTAAAATTCCTGAAATCATAATATTACCTTACTGCTGCTAGTGCTGGGAGTTCTGATGTTGCAGAGACGACAATGAATATAGCCGATTATACAAATGTCCCCGAATGACATCACTCAGGGACATTGAATGAAATCAGTAAATGCTATTTTCGTGCGAAATTATTCTAATTCGCCCATCAGTTTAACTAAATGTTCAACGGCTTCTTTTTCGTCTTCGCCTTCAGCAGAAATTGTCACAACTGTGCCTTGCGTTAGGCCTAAGGTTTGTAATTTAAACAAACTTTTTGCGCTAGCGGATTTGCCGCCAGAAATTAAAGAAATGTCGGAAGAGAATGCTTTTGCTTCTTTTACGAATTGAGCTGCAGGACGAGTATGTAGACCATTTGGTGCCGTAATAGTAACTTCTTGCTGAAACATAGTATTTCCTCAATAACTTTCGTTTTTTTAATTACCCAGCCAATTGTAGATGAAATAGACTAGGTTTGCGTATAAGTTAGATTATTAACTTGAAAAAAGGTTTCCTACTTTGTGCGGTATCAACCCTTTTTCTGTTTTTCTTGCGAACTCGATACTTTTTTCTCGTTGGCAAATTATTTTACTCGCCCTAGAGGTTGGCTAAAAAGTGATTAATTTCGAGGTGCAAAATAATTACTATGTTTAATACTAAACCCCGAATTATAAATCATCTCCATCCGTGCTAAAGTTTGATCTATGCCACAAAAAAAGCACCATTTAGGTACTTTTTTAACGATATTGTAACGAAGTTATGCTACTCAGCCGAGATGTCAGCAAACAGGGCTGTAGACAAATAACGCTCACCTGAAGAAGGTAAAATAACGACGATATTTTTACCTTTATAGGCAGGGTCTGCGGCAATTTTAGTGGCAGCAGCAATAGCAGCGCCTGATGAGATACCCGCAAGAATACCTTCTTTTTCCATCAGCTCACGAGCCGTTTTGATGGCTTCGTCATCGCTGATTTGAATGACCTTATCGAGTAATTTTAAATCTAAGTTACCCGGAATAAAACCAGCGCCGATCCCTTGTATTTTGTGAGGGCCCGGTTTAATTTCTTCGCCCGCTAAAGCTTGGGTAATAACAGGGGATGTTTCTGGTTCAACAGCCACGATAGTCACATCTTTGCCTTTGGTGTTTTTCAGGTATTTTGCAATCCCTGTAATCGTCCCGCCCGTACCAACACCTGCGACTACAACATCGACATTGCCGTCAGTATCTTCCCAAATTTCAGGCCCAGTGGTTTTTTCATGGATTTCAGGGTTTGCTGGGTTATTAAACTGTTGAAGTAATAAGTATTTTTTAGGGTTGCTATTCACTATTTCTTCAGCTTTAGCTATTGCACCTTTCATGCCTTTTGCCCCCTCAGTTAAAACGAGGTTGGCACCTAATGCTTTGAGTAGTTTACGGCGCTCAATACTCATGGTTTCAGGCATGGTTAACGTCAATTTATAACCTCTCGCCGCAGCGACATAGGCTAAAGCGATACCCGTATTTCCACTAGTTGGTTCAACTAATTCTTTGTCTTTGTTTAGGATACCTTTTTTCTCTGCATCCCAAATCATGTTAGCACCAATACGGCACTTAACACTGAAGCTTGGGTTGCGAGATTCCACTTTTGCTAAAATATTGCCATTACCAAAATGTTTTAGGCGAACAAGAGGGGTGTGGCCAATGGTCAACGAGTTATCATCATAAATTTTGCTCATGGGATATCCTTAAAAATCGGTTAGCCAGTAATGTAATCGGTATTAATTAAAAATAATGAGATGGATTCAACATACGTTAAGAACAAATTAATGCAAATATGATTTGAGTATAAGCTTATAACGAAATGTTATTTTAGATCTAATAGTTCTAAGGAATAATTATAGTGTAACAATAATAAGTAAATAAAAGAGCGCAGGCGATAAACCTGCGCAATGATTTAATAGATTAGTAGCGTGCGTAACGCTCACGATACCTGTCGACCCACATCAATGTTGCACCACAAACTGCAACAGGCATGATCACTAAGTTGACAAAAGGCACCATCATTAACAAGCTAATGACGCCACCAAATTGAACGTTTCTCATCCGCTCTTTGGCAAGCGCCTGCTTCATTTCGTTAAAGCCAACACGGTGGTTATCAAACGGGTAATCGCAATATTGGATTGACATCATCCAAGCACCAAATAAAAACCACAGTACGGGGGCGACTGTTTGGCCAATACCGGGTATGAAAAATAGGATTAATAACCCAATAGCGCGAGGTAAGTAGTAACCGATTCGGACAAACTCGCGCTTTATCATACGAGGAACATCTTTTAATAACTCAGCAACACCGGTATCTGGTGATGGTTTACCCGTTAACTCGGCTTCGAGTTTTTCTGATAACCAACCGTTAAAAGGTGCAGCGATAATATTAGCAACCGTACTAAAAAAATAGGTAAATACGAGCAAAATAGAGATAACAGCGATTGGCCAAATAACATAATCGAGCCATTGTAGCCAGTCAGGAACGTAACTCATCACTTGGGCTATCCAGCCGCCAAGCTTTGTATATAACCACCAAAATGCGCCGCCTAAGAATAAAATATTGGCTAATAGGGGCAAAATAACAAAACGTTTAATACCGGGCCGAGTGATTAATCTCCAGCCTTGTGTAAAATAATAAAAACCAGAATGGTCTTTTTGTGTCGAAAATGTCGATTGGGTCATACTTCTTGTTCTCTCCTTTTCGGTTGACCATGTATCATATAGATATGAAATTAGGCTGACTAGCCATTATTCGCTTAAAAAAGCAGCAAATGAAAGCGGAATATTCTCTTTCTTGTAAGAAAATCGTTCTGGGGGTTGCACTTAGAGCAATTGAGAAATAATCTTAAGGAAGTTTCCGCCGTGTTGGCATTATCATTCATCAACTAGAGATAGCAGCGATGCAGGATTTGCGTCTGATATTAGTGGTCGTAGGTGCGATAGCGATTGTCGCTTTATTACTGCATGGTTTATGGACCAGCCGTAAAGAGCGCTCAAAGTTATTTCGCGACAGACCCGTAAAACGTAGAAAAAACGATATGCAGGAGAATTCATCAGAATATGATGATTCTGCATTATTTACTGAAAATCAACCGACTCAGCAGGCGCCTGTTCATCCCGCTGCGACTGAGCCTGTATATCCGGTAAAAAATGAGTCTCCAGTTGAGCCTAATATACAGCCAAAAGCATCGGTTGAACCTGACATTATTATGAACAAGGAGCCTGAGGCTAAATCGCCGGTTCATAATGAGCCTACGATGCATCAACGTACTGAACCCGTTCATGTACCCGAACAACTCACCATTAATATGAGTGAGGAAGTGATTGTTGAGCCAGCCACTGAAACTGTCGCTGAACCACATATTGATTCAACCAAATTGAGAGAAGAGCCTCAGCCGAGCACCTATGAACAAGAGACGCAGCATATTGAGAAGAAAGCTGAGCCGCAGGAAAATTCTGCTACAACAAGTAGCAAGGAGACAGTCCTGGTACTTCACGTAGCCGCTTTGCAAGGGCAGGAACTTCAAGGTGAATTATTACTGCAAAGTATTTTACAAGCCGGTTTCCAATTCGGGGAAATGAAAATATTCCACCGCCATGTGAACCCGTCTGGTACGGGGCCTGTTTTGTTTAGCTTAGCCAACATGGTGAAACCGGGCTCATTCGACCCAGAGACAATGGCTGATTTTACTACCCCAGGGGTTTCCATGTTTATGATGGTCCCGTCTTACGGTGATGCAGGGCAAAACTTCAAATTGATGTTGCAAGCTGCTCAACGTATCGCATCAGATGCGGGAGGGGTTGTTCTTGATGACGAACGCAAAATGCTGACACCTCAAAAAATAGAGGTGTATCATGCTCGAATTAGAAACACATTAAGTTAAATAAACGTTGAACAAAACCCCCATTAATTGGGGGTTTTTTATCTGTATGAGTGAATCATGACTACCAAACAAGAAATAGACGAATTAAAAAAACAGTTACGTCATCATGAATATCAATACCATGTATTAGATGCCCCCGAAATTCCAGACGTAGAATATGACAAGTTAATGCAACGTCTAAAAGAGATAGAGGCACAGCATCCTGAACTTG includes these proteins:
- the ptsI gene encoding phosphoenolpyruvate-protein phosphotransferase PtsI, which codes for MISGILVSPGFAFGQALILKEDPIVVSTKKIADDQVDKEIARFIEGRNKSAEQLNLIKEKAEKNLGAEKAEIFEGHIMLLEDEELEQEIVSLIKGDKKTADAAAYSVIEDQAQALESLDDEYLKERAADVRDIGKRLLKNILNIPIVDLSAISEEVILVAADLTPSETAQLNLDKVLGFITDLGGRTSHTSIMARSLELPAIVGTSDATSKIKNGDFIVLDGVNNTIHLNPSEAEIDKLKAFRDEYLQEKEELAKLKDLPAITLDGHQVEVCANIGTVRDVAGAERNGAEGVGLYRTEFLFMDRDSLPTEEEQFQAYKAVAEAMGSQAVIVRTMDIGGDKDLPYMNLPKEENPFLGWRAIRICLDRKEILHSQLRAILRASKFGKLRIMFPMVISVEEVRELKAELEMLKAQLREEGKAFDESIEVGVMVETPAAAVIARHLAKEVDFFSIGTNDLTQYTLAVDRGNELISHLYNPMSPAVLNLIKQVIDASHAEGKWTGMCGELAGDERATLLLLGMGLDEFSMSAISIPRIKKLIRNASFTDTQALAEQALAQPTADELMKLVDTFIQEKTLC
- the ptsH gene encoding phosphocarrier protein Hpr, with protein sequence MFQQEVTITAPNGLHTRPAAQFVKEAKAFSSDISLISGGKSASAKSLFKLQTLGLTQGTVVTISAEGEDEKEAVEHLVKLMGELE
- the cysK gene encoding cysteine synthase A, whose product is MSKIYDDNSLTIGHTPLVRLKHFGNGNILAKVESRNPSFSVKCRIGANMIWDAEKKGILNKDKELVEPTSGNTGIALAYVAAARGYKLTLTMPETMSIERRKLLKALGANLVLTEGAKGMKGAIAKAEEIVNSNPKKYLLLQQFNNPANPEIHEKTTGPEIWEDTDGNVDVVVAGVGTGGTITGIAKYLKNTKGKDVTIVAVEPETSPVITQALAGEEIKPGPHKIQGIGAGFIPGNLDLKLLDKVIQISDDEAIKTARELMEKEGILAGISSGAAIAAATKIAADPAYKGKNIVVILPSSGERYLSTALFADISAE
- the cysZ gene encoding sulfate transporter CysZ; amino-acid sequence: MTQSTFSTQKDHSGFYYFTQGWRLITRPGIKRFVILPLLANILFLGGAFWWLYTKLGGWIAQVMSYVPDWLQWLDYVIWPIAVISILLVFTYFFSTVANIIAAPFNGWLSEKLEAELTGKPSPDTGVAELLKDVPRMIKREFVRIGYYLPRAIGLLILFFIPGIGQTVAPVLWFLFGAWMMSIQYCDYPFDNHRVGFNEMKQALAKERMRNVQFGGVISLLMMVPFVNLVIMPVAVCGATLMWVDRYRERYARY
- the zipA gene encoding cell division protein ZipA, whose protein sequence is MQDLRLILVVVGAIAIVALLLHGLWTSRKERSKLFRDRPVKRRKNDMQENSSEYDDSALFTENQPTQQAPVHPAATEPVYPVKNESPVEPNIQPKASVEPDIIMNKEPEAKSPVHNEPTMHQRTEPVHVPEQLTINMSEEVIVEPATETVAEPHIDSTKLREEPQPSTYEQETQHIEKKAEPQENSATTSSKETVLVLHVAALQGQELQGELLLQSILQAGFQFGEMKIFHRHVNPSGTGPVLFSLANMVKPGSFDPETMADFTTPGVSMFMMVPSYGDAGQNFKLMLQAAQRIASDAGGVVLDDERKMLTPQKIEVYHARIRNTLS